A region of Panicum virgatum strain AP13 chromosome 8N, P.virgatum_v5, whole genome shotgun sequence DNA encodes the following proteins:
- the LOC120686850 gene encoding 21.9 kDa heat shock protein-like produces MAAASRKASDSGADVLASAAVVVALALRAQAAPAAALVPYGRGLALDLLDDPFRVLEQSPFSAASAAPSRVAGGAEAGVALARCDWKETPDAHVISVDVPGVRRQDVRVEVEEGSRVLRVSGERRAEEREGERWHRAERAAGRFWRRFRMPAGADVDRVAARLEAVLTVTVPEVAGHRGREPRVISIAGGDEGGAEAAEVRASKAQM; encoded by the coding sequence ATGGCTGCTGCGTCAAGGAAGGCGTCGGATTCCGGAGCCGACGTCCTCGCGtctgcggcggtggtggtggcgctggCGCTGCGGGCGcaggccgcgcccgccgcggcgctggTGCCGTACGGGCGCGGACTGGCGTTGGACCTGCTCGACGACCCGTTCCGGGTGCTCGAGCAGTCGCCGTTCtcggccgcctcggcggcgccgagccgggtggcgggcggcgccgaggcgggGGTGGCGCTGGCGCGGTGCGACTGGAAGGAGACCCCCGACGCGCACGTCATCTCGGTGGACGTGCCCGGCGTGCGGCGGCAGGACGTGAGGGTCGAGGTGGAGGAGGGCAGCCGGGTGCTCCGCgtctccggcgagcggcgggcggaggagagggagggcgagCGGTGGCACCGCGCCGAGCGCGCCGCGGGGCGGTTCTGGCGCCGGTTCCGGatgcccgccggcgccgacgtcGACCGCGTCGCGGCCAGGCTGGAGGCCGTGCTCACCGTCACCGTGCCCGAGGTCGCCGGGCACCGCGGGCGGGAGCCGCGCGTCATCAGCAttgccggcggcgacgagggcggcgcggaggcggctgaGGTCAGGGCGTCCAAGGCCCAGATGTGA